From the genome of Nocardia sp. NBC_01503, one region includes:
- a CDS encoding LysR family transcriptional regulator codes for MELYEIEGFLAVAEHLHFGRAAEQLHVSPSRVSQTITQLERRIGAQLFERTTRRVVLTRIGERLLSDLRPGHEQIQRGIRRAVGAGRGFEGTLTVGFIGAAAGQLCHATAALFRAEHPETEISIRDAQLTDGLSWFTTGFDMVLVSRPIDDPALVHGPALITEPRVLAVSAGHPLATRQTVELEDLAAVTLLDVPESVPQSWVRDHLPTHTPAGRPIPRGRLVHTFQEVLASIGAGEGAFICGAQVNRFYQRPDIAFLPITGTPPMRWGFTWRACDETARIRAFDTAAHGLVRAELKRANRT; via the coding sequence ATGGAGCTCTACGAAATCGAGGGATTCCTCGCGGTGGCCGAACATCTGCACTTCGGGCGCGCCGCCGAACAATTGCACGTCTCCCCCAGCCGGGTCAGCCAGACCATCACACAGTTGGAACGGCGCATCGGCGCGCAGCTGTTCGAGCGCACCACCCGCCGGGTGGTCCTGACCCGAATCGGCGAGCGGCTGCTCAGCGATCTGCGGCCGGGTCATGAACAGATCCAGCGGGGTATTCGCCGGGCCGTCGGAGCGGGCCGTGGTTTCGAGGGCACCCTGACCGTCGGATTCATCGGCGCGGCCGCCGGACAACTCTGCCACGCCACCGCCGCCCTGTTCCGCGCCGAACACCCCGAGACCGAAATCTCCATTCGCGATGCCCAACTGACCGACGGATTGAGCTGGTTCACAACGGGTTTCGATATGGTGCTGGTGAGCCGTCCGATCGATGATCCGGCGCTGGTGCACGGACCCGCGCTCATTACCGAACCGCGAGTACTGGCCGTCTCCGCCGGGCATCCGCTGGCCACCCGGCAGACCGTCGAGCTCGAGGATCTGGCCGCGGTGACACTGCTGGACGTGCCCGAATCCGTCCCGCAGTCCTGGGTGCGGGACCACCTCCCGACGCACACCCCCGCGGGACGACCCATACCGCGCGGCAGACTGGTGCACACCTTCCAGGAGGTGCTGGCCTCGATCGGTGCGGGTGAGGGCGCGTTCATCTGCGGCGCCCAGGTGAATCGCTTCTATCAGCGACCCGATATCGCCTTCCTGCCGATCACCGGGACCCCGCCCATGCGATGGGGTTTCACCTGGCGCGCCTGCGATGAGACCGCCCGCATCCGCGCCTTCGACACCGCCGCACACGGTCTGGTCCGGGCAGAACTCAAGCGCGCCAACCGGACCTGA